In the Helianthus annuus cultivar XRQ/B chromosome 11, HanXRQr2.0-SUNRISE, whole genome shotgun sequence genome, one interval contains:
- the LOC110888435 gene encoding predicted GPI-anchored protein 58 produces the protein MSKLYHKKLIFMVEDVQPDVAPANPEPLPDHDPIPFGIPDIAPLIPDPVPAPVDPPVIEQLIPPPAPAPANVAPFHLVEFDVNRVDLPIVFLQDIPAPVQGKLQFEIMSRRILELEMTPRPLPCPCQPAFVPPRSSPSPFSHPPAPLTPFQEFDARFLTVKQQISYLLRHVYELEGELAHVRNLLFFPPPPPPPPPSA, from the exons ATGTCAAAACTTTATCATAAAAAGCTTATCTTTatggtagaggatgtgcag CCCGATGTTGCACCTGCTAATCCTGAGCCCTTACCTGATCATGACCCTATTCCTTTTGGCATACCTGACATTGCACCCCTCATACCTGACCCAGTTCCTGCACCCGTTGACCCTCCTGTTATTGAGCAACTTATTCCTCCACCAGCACCCGCACCCGCTAATGTTGCTCCTTTTCATCTTGTGGAGTTTGATGTCAATCGCGTTGATTTACCCATCGTTTTCTTACAGGACATACCCGCAcccgtccaggggaag CTCCAGTTTGAGATTATGAGTCGTAGGATTTTGGAGCTTGAGATGACACCGCGCCCTTTACCATGTCCTTGTCAGCCTGCTTTTGTTCCCCCTCGTTCATCACCGTCTCCATTTTCTCATCCACCTGCTCCACTTACTCCTTTTCAAGAGTTCGATGCTCGATTTCTCACCGTCAAGCAGCAGATCAGTTATCTGTTGCGTCATGTCTATGAGCTTGAGGGGGAGCTTGCGCATGTGCGCAACTTGCTTTTctttcctccacctcctcctccaccaccaccatcagcaTAG